The following coding sequences are from one Methanococcoides orientis window:
- a CDS encoding cysteate synthase, with translation MNKYVVKCPECGQVRDPYALHCPNDDALLRTEYSKKQIEPTDMPGIWRYYDWLPVNGIIEEGSGRPVTYKSEEFAKELGLNDLNITFNGYWPEKEAFIRTCSFKDLESFPTMQRLIENNEERIMVVASAGNTARAFAHVASITGQKLLLIVPKNSAHRLWTADEDSSSICTVTVDGDYYQAIALAEKIASRDDFVSEGGARNVARRDGMGTVMLDAVLTTKSLPQHYFQAVGSGTGGISAWEASMRLLEDGRFGNNMPRLHLAQNLPCAPLYSLWTGIELTGRCPEEMHDDVLYNRKPPYSAIGGVKDALDDTDGAIYGITNKEAEAAQKLFEESEGIDILPAPAVACAALIKALDAGEVKPDEQIVLNITGGGQKRLEEAFSTQLLEIELALSPTDPDAEKKILEKVSEFFGK, from the coding sequence ATGAACAAGTATGTCGTGAAATGTCCGGAGTGCGGACAAGTCAGGGACCCATATGCATTACATTGCCCTAATGATGATGCATTGCTGCGTACAGAGTATTCTAAGAAACAGATAGAACCGACAGACATGCCGGGCATCTGGAGATATTACGACTGGCTCCCGGTAAACGGTATCATAGAGGAAGGTTCCGGCAGACCTGTGACATACAAAAGTGAGGAGTTTGCAAAAGAGCTCGGACTTAACGACCTGAATATCACTTTCAATGGCTATTGGCCTGAAAAAGAGGCTTTCATAAGAACATGCAGCTTCAAGGACCTTGAGTCATTCCCCACAATGCAGCGACTGATAGAGAATAATGAAGAGCGTATAATGGTGGTCGCATCTGCCGGTAATACTGCCAGGGCCTTTGCACATGTGGCATCCATAACAGGACAGAAATTGCTGCTGATCGTACCAAAGAACAGCGCCCATCGGCTCTGGACAGCAGATGAGGACTCCTCTTCCATCTGCACGGTGACCGTTGATGGAGACTACTACCAGGCCATTGCACTGGCAGAAAAGATAGCATCAAGAGATGATTTTGTAAGCGAAGGCGGTGCCCGCAACGTTGCCAGAAGGGATGGTATGGGAACCGTGATGCTGGATGCGGTACTTACCACCAAAAGCCTGCCACAACATTATTTCCAGGCAGTTGGCAGCGGAACAGGCGGAATTTCAGCATGGGAAGCATCCATGAGGCTTCTTGAGGACGGTCGTTTCGGCAACAACATGCCACGACTTCATCTTGCACAGAACCTGCCATGCGCACCCCTCTACTCATTATGGACAGGCATTGAGCTCACAGGCCGCTGTCCTGAAGAAATGCATGATGATGTGCTCTACAACAGGAAGCCGCCATACTCAGCGATAGGCGGTGTGAAAGATGCACTGGATGATACAGACGGGGCCATCTACGGGATCACTAACAAGGAAGCTGAAGCTGCACAGAAGCTCTTCGAAGAAAGCGAAGGGATCGACATATTGCCAGCCCCTGCTGTTGCCTGTGCTGCACTGATAAAGGCACTGGATGCAGGCGAGGTCAAACCCGATGAGCAGATCGTCCTGAACATAACCGGCGGAGGACAAAAACGATTAGAAGAAGCATTTTCGACACAACTACTGGAGATCGAACTTGCCTTATCCCCAACAGACCCGGATGCGGAGAAAAAGATACTGGAAAAGGTATCTGAGTTTTTCGGGAAATGA
- a CDS encoding sensor histidine kinase — MKDLLNKGEEKYRYLIENTKDIIYITNERGIILYISPQIKPYGFDPESMENTSFADYIHPEDREKLVADFRKAMMEKNAPKSEFRLLDSEGNIHWIENYPHFQSDQDGNSRGLIGVLRDVTEHKDVEDELKKYRNHLEELVEIRTSELKKANEQLKEEISEKKRAEETLKQKEQHISTLFAVAPIGIGLTCNRKMLDANEEAYNILGYSKEEIFEKDTRIFYPSDEHYRLVGEELEAVIKERRTRTTETQFVHKDGRIIDISMKLALLDPEDPSRGIIYTLQDITEIKDYEKTIREKEAKIRSVFRATPIGIGVVWEREFRDVNDSMCELVGYSREEIVGFNTRFLYPDEEEYYRVGNILKGFGEEKGPIQAQGKWIRKDGKEIDIAFTFALIDPNNPPSGITFTVEDITEKLLADEKICNLTQFQQTVIENADIWLNVLNKDAEVVIWNNAAEKISGYTREEIIGSTKVWDLLYPDEKYRNEVFAEAKAILEQGKRVAGFETIITRKDGEERIISWNSRNLVNENREVIGSIAIGNDITQLKEVEKVQITYFHFLQELIDAIPLPVFYKNKDGIYLGCNKAFEDFIGIKREELVGRTVFEISPEDLAISYYEKDNELFEKGGIQVYESQCESLDGSRRRVVFNKSLFTDLNGDKAGLVGAIFDVTEIKETEEMLRKYAKQLENSNELKDIFTDVLSHDLLNHATVIDGYTHLLLIEEDDENKLQKLDKIDNTNQKLIEIIESVAAFAKLESTEEIDFEPMDITKILNYCKSHFEYQAAQKDINIVLGTKDRHDALVNPMIEEVFANLISNAVKYGPENENIKIDVKDQDEYWKVTVTDSGKGIADEDKDLIFDRFKRATGNCKIKGSGIGLAIVKRIAELHGGKVGVEDNPDGPGSEFWVTLKKA, encoded by the coding sequence ATAAAGGATCTCTTAAACAAAGGGGAGGAAAAATATCGATACCTGATCGAGAATACTAAGGATATAATCTACATCACAAATGAGAGAGGTATCATTCTTTACATAAGTCCCCAGATCAAACCATATGGATTTGATCCTGAAAGTATGGAAAACACCTCTTTTGCAGATTACATTCATCCGGAAGACCGTGAAAAACTAGTCGCAGATTTCCGAAAAGCAATGATGGAAAAAAATGCACCAAAAAGTGAGTTCAGATTATTAGACAGTGAAGGAAATATTCACTGGATCGAGAACTACCCTCACTTCCAGAGCGATCAGGATGGTAACTCCCGAGGGTTGATTGGTGTGCTTCGGGATGTAACCGAGCACAAGGATGTAGAAGATGAACTCAAAAAGTATCGTAACCATCTCGAAGAGCTTGTAGAGATAAGAACATCCGAACTTAAAAAGGCCAATGAACAGCTCAAAGAGGAGATAAGTGAAAAAAAGCGTGCTGAGGAAACATTAAAACAGAAAGAACAGCACATAAGCACCCTTTTTGCTGTTGCCCCCATAGGGATCGGACTTACCTGTAATAGAAAGATGCTGGATGCCAATGAGGAAGCTTACAACATACTTGGATACTCAAAAGAAGAGATCTTCGAAAAAGACACTCGCATCTTCTATCCATCTGATGAACATTACAGGCTTGTCGGTGAAGAACTAGAAGCTGTCATTAAAGAAAGACGGACGAGAACTACAGAAACTCAATTCGTGCACAAAGATGGAAGGATCATTGATATTTCCATGAAACTTGCACTTCTGGATCCTGAAGATCCTTCCAGAGGGATCATATACACATTGCAGGACATTACAGAGATAAAAGATTACGAGAAAACTATCAGGGAAAAGGAAGCAAAGATCAGAAGTGTATTCCGTGCAACACCGATAGGAATTGGAGTAGTCTGGGAAAGGGAGTTTAGAGATGTTAATGACAGTATGTGCGAGCTGGTAGGATATTCAAGAGAGGAAATTGTAGGATTTAATACAAGATTCCTTTATCCGGATGAAGAAGAGTACTACAGGGTCGGAAATATATTGAAAGGTTTTGGAGAGGAGAAAGGTCCGATCCAGGCACAGGGTAAATGGATACGCAAGGATGGAAAGGAAATTGACATTGCATTTACTTTTGCCCTTATAGATCCAAATAACCCACCATCAGGAATTACTTTTACAGTAGAGGACATAACTGAAAAATTACTGGCTGATGAAAAGATATGCAACCTCACGCAGTTCCAGCAGACAGTTATTGAAAATGCAGATATATGGCTTAACGTTCTCAACAAAGATGCGGAGGTTGTTATATGGAACAATGCTGCAGAAAAAATAAGTGGATATACCAGAGAAGAGATCATAGGCAGTACTAAGGTCTGGGATCTGCTATATCCGGATGAAAAATATCGTAATGAGGTATTTGCAGAAGCTAAAGCCATTTTAGAACAAGGGAAGCGAGTAGCCGGATTTGAGACCATCATCACAAGAAAAGATGGTGAAGAGCGCATAATATCATGGAACTCTAGAAACCTTGTCAATGAAAATAGAGAAGTCATCGGGTCGATAGCTATTGGAAATGATATTACGCAACTCAAAGAGGTTGAAAAGGTCCAGATAACATATTTCCATTTCCTGCAGGAACTTATAGATGCTATCCCATTACCTGTGTTCTACAAAAATAAAGATGGAATATATCTTGGATGCAACAAGGCATTTGAGGATTTTATAGGAATAAAAAGAGAAGAACTGGTTGGAAGAACTGTTTTTGAAATATCTCCTGAGGACCTTGCAATAAGTTATTATGAGAAAGATAACGAACTTTTCGAAAAAGGTGGAATACAGGTATATGAATCACAATGTGAATCACTAGATGGTTCAAGACGCAGAGTTGTATTCAATAAATCATTGTTCACAGACCTGAACGGAGATAAAGCCGGACTTGTCGGAGCAATTTTTGATGTGACCGAGATAAAGGAAACTGAGGAAATGCTCAGGAAATACGCAAAGCAACTTGAGAACTCAAATGAGCTAAAAGACATATTTACAGATGTTCTTAGTCATGATCTCCTCAACCATGCAACTGTCATAGATGGATATACTCATCTTTTGCTTATCGAGGAAGATGATGAAAATAAGTTACAGAAACTTGACAAAATTGATAACACAAATCAAAAGCTCATCGAAATTATCGAATCTGTGGCAGCTTTTGCCAAATTGGAATCGACGGAGGAGATCGATTTTGAACCTATGGACATTACAAAGATCCTGAATTACTGCAAATCTCATTTTGAATATCAGGCAGCTCAGAAGGATATAAACATCGTGCTAGGAACAAAAGACAGGCATGATGCACTTGTAAACCCGATGATCGAGGAAGTTTTTGCAAATCTTATATCAAATGCTGTAAAATACGGTCCTGAAAATGAAAATATCAAAATTGATGTTAAAGATCAGGATGAATACTGGAAGGTCACAGTAACTGATTCAGGAAAAGGTATTGCAGATGAGGACAAAGACCTGATATTCGATCGTTTCAAACGAGCAACAGGAAATTGCAAAATAAAAGGAAGTGGGATTGGTCTTGCAATTGTCAAGAGGATAGCTGAACTCCATGGAGGAAAAGTTGGAGTAGAAGATAATCCGGATGGACCGGGCAGCGAATTCTGGGTAACTTTAAAGAAAGCGTAA
- a CDS encoding IMPACT family protein encodes MYRTVRSDGVAQKEFKNSVFIGHAAPIKNEAEAKAFVLAVKERYGDANHNVSAYLIKNGSTLVAKYDDDGEPAGSSGKPVFKVLELKELSNVAVVVTRYFGGVKLGFGGLSRAYREAAVAAIEEAGIIEVHEMTALKLKVTYSDIQPVKKLIEEYGHLVDENYTDIVELSVEVRKGTEEDLISKVTDLTRNRATVAYING; translated from the coding sequence TTGTATCGAACGGTCAGGTCTGATGGTGTTGCCCAGAAGGAGTTCAAGAATTCGGTCTTCATAGGCCATGCTGCTCCCATAAAAAATGAAGCAGAAGCGAAGGCCTTTGTGCTTGCCGTCAAGGAGCGATACGGTGATGCCAATCACAATGTCTCTGCTTACCTTATCAAGAACGGCAGCACCCTTGTGGCAAAGTATGACGATGACGGCGAGCCTGCAGGCAGCTCCGGAAAGCCGGTATTCAAGGTGCTGGAGCTTAAGGAGCTGAGCAATGTTGCAGTGGTGGTAACCCGTTATTTTGGTGGCGTAAAACTGGGATTCGGGGGTCTTTCCAGAGCTTACAGGGAAGCAGCGGTTGCAGCCATCGAGGAAGCCGGGATAATTGAAGTGCATGAAATGACAGCCCTGAAATTGAAGGTCACCTATTCCGACATCCAACCGGTGAAGAAGCTGATCGAAGAATATGGCCACCTGGTGGATGAGAATTACACCGACATCGTGGAACTGTCTGTTGAAGTTAGAAAAGGCACTGAGGAAGATCTTATCTCAAAGGTCACAGACCTGACCCGGAACAGGGCTACTGTGGCATATATTAATGGTTGA
- a CDS encoding class I SAM-dependent methyltransferase, translating into MANTTQFIPEEYEKKVRRTIPYYQNFQKETIDLLRTVKPDCNNWLDTGCGTGSLAELAIDTFDNCTFHLNDPSENMINYVKKRLEGNYTRRMFFHNFTTLDLPVSNIPEFEVITAIQSHHYMNREERAAATAKCFGMLKEGGIYVTFENIIPGSEKATDIALNRWKRYQLKNGKEDIVVEEHLKRFNTAYFPITIEEHLELLRETGFSTYELFWTSYMQAGFYAIK; encoded by the coding sequence ATGGCCAATACAACACAATTCATACCGGAAGAGTATGAAAAAAAGGTTCGCAGAACCATTCCATACTATCAGAATTTCCAGAAAGAAACCATCGATCTGCTCAGGACTGTAAAACCTGACTGCAATAACTGGCTTGACACTGGTTGTGGAACAGGTTCATTGGCTGAACTTGCAATAGACACATTTGATAATTGCACATTTCACCTGAACGACCCTTCCGAAAACATGATCAATTACGTGAAAAAGAGGCTGGAAGGCAACTATACCAGAAGAATGTTTTTTCATAACTTTACTACCCTGGATCTTCCGGTTTCCAATATTCCGGAATTTGAGGTCATCACTGCGATCCAGTCGCACCACTACATGAACAGGGAAGAAAGAGCCGCTGCAACAGCAAAATGCTTTGGGATGCTAAAAGAAGGTGGCATCTACGTAACCTTCGAGAACATAATACCAGGATCAGAAAAAGCAACTGATATCGCTCTCAACAGATGGAAAAGGTATCAACTGAAAAATGGAAAAGAGGATATCGTTGTTGAAGAGCATCTGAAGAGATTCAACACAGCATATTTCCCGATCACCATAGAAGAGCACCTTGAGCTGTTAAGAGAAACAGGCTTCAGCACATATGAACTGTTCTGGACCTCTTACATGCAGGCGGGATTCTATGCTATTAAATGA
- a CDS encoding cytochrome b5 domain-containing protein: MEEFTKEELSKYTGKDGSKCYIAYQGKVYDVTDSMLWDDGDHQGMHEGGMDLTEEMDDSPHDDDVMEEVPVIGTLID, encoded by the coding sequence GTGGAAGAATTTACAAAAGAAGAACTTTCAAAGTACACTGGTAAGGACGGTTCAAAATGCTACATAGCATATCAGGGAAAGGTCTACGACGTAACTGACAGCATGCTATGGGATGACGGAGATCATCAGGGAATGCATGAAGGCGGTATGGACCTTACCGAAGAGATGGATGACTCCCCACATGATGATGACGTCATGGAAGAGGTTCCTGTTATTGGAACATTGATAGATTGA
- the comE gene encoding sulfopyruvate decarboxylase subunit beta: MKRIDAISMIARKAEEKNSLIVCNIGLPSKELHHVKDRAGNFYMLGSMGLSSSIGLGLSLSVPKRHVIAIDGDGSVLMNMGSLATIAHQRPENYLLVVIDNGTYGSTGDQPTATSLGTDLGAVAKGAGIQDVYTTNNEKELEQTLKKVDRGVVIARVGAGNASVPIIGLSPEEIIERFMTECARPSE; the protein is encoded by the coding sequence ATGAAACGCATAGACGCAATATCCATGATAGCTAGAAAAGCGGAAGAGAAGAACTCACTCATAGTGTGCAACATTGGATTACCCTCAAAGGAACTGCACCATGTGAAAGACAGAGCCGGGAACTTCTACATGCTTGGATCCATGGGACTTTCATCTTCCATTGGCCTGGGGCTTTCCCTCTCCGTTCCAAAGCGACATGTTATCGCAATTGACGGCGATGGTTCTGTCCTCATGAACATGGGCAGTCTGGCAACTATTGCACATCAGAGACCCGAGAACTACCTTCTTGTTGTGATAGACAACGGTACATACGGATCAACCGGGGACCAGCCTACAGCAACGTCCCTTGGAACTGACCTTGGTGCTGTTGCAAAAGGAGCAGGGATACAGGACGTTTACACTACAAATAATGAAAAGGAACTTGAGCAGACACTTAAAAAAGTTGACAGGGGAGTTGTGATCGCACGCGTGGGTGCAGGAAATGCATCCGTACCTATCATTGGCCTGTCCCCTGAAGAGATAATCGAACGGTTCATGACTGAATGTGCTCGACCATCTGAGTAA
- a CDS encoding GNAT family N-acetyltransferase: MQIRKEEDTDYIAITEVNDHAFGQVNEGQLVVNLRMHSDFVPELSLVAEVDGKVVGHILFFPIKVVDDGKEFDSLSLAPMSVLPKFQKQGIGSALVKEGLTVAENLGYESVIVLGHAEYYPRFGFRPASQWDIRAPFEDVPDEAFMAMELVDGALDNVRGVVEYPEEFSEV; encoded by the coding sequence ATGCAGATCAGAAAAGAAGAAGATACCGATTACATCGCGATCACAGAAGTGAATGATCACGCTTTTGGCCAGGTGAACGAGGGGCAGCTTGTTGTGAATTTGAGGATGCACTCCGATTTTGTTCCTGAGCTTTCACTAGTTGCCGAGGTAGATGGCAAGGTTGTAGGACATATCCTGTTCTTCCCGATCAAGGTCGTTGACGATGGCAAGGAATTTGATTCCCTTTCACTGGCACCAATGTCCGTTCTCCCGAAGTTCCAGAAGCAGGGTATTGGCAGTGCTCTTGTAAAGGAAGGGCTTACCGTGGCGGAGAACCTTGGATATGAGTCGGTGATCGTTCTGGGTCATGCTGAATATTATCCACGCTTTGGTTTCAGACCTGCATCGCAGTGGGATATCAGGGCTCCCTTTGAGGACGTGCCGGATGAGGCATTCATGGCAATGGAGCTTGTTGATGGTGCACTGGATAATGTCAGGGGTGTTGTGGAATATCCCGAGGAGTTCAGTGAGGTCTGA
- the comD gene encoding sulfopyruvate decarboxylase subunit alpha: MDPSISVFNGMRMTGIDLVVSVPCINLKDILPMIDDDPSMIHVPVTREEEGVGICAGAYMGGKIPAMLMQNSGLGNSINALASLNKLFHIPLLLIMSHRGVEGETICAQVPMGQLTTSLLDTLDIPYVVPTIDNVEETILHAWAIASEKGRPVAVLLEIGFWEAE, translated from the coding sequence ATGGACCCAAGCATATCAGTATTCAATGGTATGAGAATGACAGGCATCGACCTTGTTGTCAGTGTACCCTGTATCAACCTGAAGGACATACTTCCGATGATAGATGATGACCCTTCCATGATCCATGTGCCTGTGACCCGTGAAGAAGAAGGCGTGGGCATCTGTGCCGGTGCTTACATGGGAGGAAAGATACCTGCAATGCTCATGCAGAATTCAGGACTCGGAAATTCCATCAACGCACTTGCATCCCTTAACAAGCTGTTCCACATCCCCCTACTACTGATCATGAGCCACAGGGGTGTGGAAGGTGAAACTATCTGTGCCCAGGTACCTATGGGTCAGCTTACAACATCTTTGCTTGATACACTTGACATACCATATGTCGTGCCTACCATAGACAATGTGGAAGAAACGATACTTCATGCGTGGGCGATCGCATCGGAGAAAGGGCGACCGGTTGCAGTCCTTCTTGAGATAGGATTCTGGGAGGCAGAATGA
- a CDS encoding aldo/keto reductase, which translates to MLYRKFGRTGENVSVLGFGCMRFPVIDGKDDQIDEEQATRMIEYAIEQGVNYFDTAYPYHEGKSEPFVGKVLSKGYREKVYLATKLPLWLVETRDDMDRYLNDQLRRLQTEYIDFYLMHGFTKGHWEKMKELGMFDFIESAISAGKIKYIGFSFHDDLEVFKEIVDGYNWDFCMIQYNFMDENYQAGKEGLHYAADKGLGVAIMEPLRGGSLVRIPDEVQQIWDSADVKRTPANWCLQYLWDQPQISIVLSGMSNFEQLEENIAYAEEGVAGSLSEKEHELIGKVKDVYLEKIEVNCTDCKYCLPCPSGVNIPAAFTYFNSASMYGNLEKARLHYDLFVPAEERASRCIECGICEQKCPQHISIQKMLKCASNVLEY; encoded by the coding sequence ATGTTATACCGCAAATTTGGAAGAACAGGAGAGAACGTTTCAGTACTTGGTTTCGGGTGCATGAGATTTCCTGTGATCGATGGAAAAGATGACCAGATCGATGAAGAGCAGGCAACCCGGATGATCGAATACGCCATCGAACAGGGTGTGAACTATTTTGACACAGCTTATCCATACCACGAAGGAAAAAGCGAACCATTTGTGGGTAAAGTGCTGAGCAAGGGCTATCGTGAAAAGGTCTATCTTGCAACAAAATTGCCGCTATGGCTGGTGGAAACAAGAGATGATATGGACCGCTACCTTAATGATCAGCTCCGCAGGCTTCAGACAGAATACATCGATTTCTACCTCATGCACGGCTTCACAAAAGGTCACTGGGAAAAGATGAAAGAACTGGGAATGTTCGATTTTATTGAAAGTGCAATATCAGCCGGCAAGATCAAATATATAGGATTCTCCTTCCACGACGATCTAGAGGTATTCAAAGAGATCGTGGACGGCTATAACTGGGATTTCTGTATGATACAGTACAACTTCATGGATGAGAACTACCAGGCAGGAAAGGAAGGTCTCCACTACGCTGCAGATAAAGGTCTTGGTGTTGCCATCATGGAGCCACTGCGCGGCGGAAGCCTTGTCCGGATACCGGATGAAGTGCAGCAGATATGGGACAGTGCAGATGTTAAACGCACACCTGCCAACTGGTGTCTGCAATATCTCTGGGACCAGCCACAGATCAGTATCGTCCTGAGCGGTATGAGTAATTTCGAGCAATTGGAAGAAAATATCGCCTATGCAGAAGAAGGAGTTGCAGGATCGCTTTCTGAGAAAGAGCATGAGCTCATCGGGAAAGTTAAAGACGTATATCTTGAAAAGATCGAAGTGAATTGCACTGACTGCAAATACTGCCTGCCATGTCCTTCCGGAGTTAATATACCGGCTGCATTTACCTACTTTAACAGTGCTTCCATGTACGGAAATCTTGAAAAAGCACGTCTTCATTATGACCTGTTCGTGCCAGCTGAGGAAAGGGCATCCAGATGTATTGAATGTGGAATTTGTGAACAGAAATGCCCGCAGCACATTTCAATCCAAAAAATGTTAAAATGTGCGTCAAATGTTTTAGAGTATTGA
- a CDS encoding PAS domain-containing sensor histidine kinase, whose translation MTAHIESGIMHNALNVEENRCSILIENIADISYILDPEGIIDYISPQIRKFGLDSHKMHGTSFLKYINSSDREDLEFEFRKMLTDSTPFDNLLRVLDQDGKEHCLENHAEFQRGRNGKPSRIIGIMKDVTKNIAMQKELQRYRDKFDESLEIRNSELASSNETLKQEIKDLKETEERISSLSQFQQTVIENADIWLDVLNRDVEVVIWNNAAERISGYTRDEVVGSTKIWDQLYPEKEYRDEIFSTITRIIEEGTKVSDLETIITRKDGEKRVILWNYKKLLNSKGENIGTIGIGNDITKRKEAEEIQIKHVHFMQELIDAIPAPICYKDKEGIYLGCNKAFEDFSGIKKEEIIRKNISELQIDIQIAESHCTDTELIKTGGSRTYEKEVIYASDQKKHNIMINKSVFTDIKGDVLGVIGVIIDITDRVRSEIILKEYAEQLERSNELKDIFTDIMRHDLLNHANVINGFAYMLLQMEKDEKKIKNLENIEVSNRKLMELIESAASFAKFETIDDINFETIELAGMLKDIIKHFQYHAKQKNVVIELPVHREYNALANPMIEEVFANLISNAIKYGPENSKVIVDIIDKDTDWKVTVTDFGDGIPDNEKSLIFDRFKRVDKKGVKGTGLGLAIVKRIVDLHGGDLSVEDNLGNSGTVFGVTFTKV comes from the coding sequence ATGACAGCTCATATAGAAAGCGGAATAATGCATAATGCATTGAATGTAGAAGAGAACAGATGCAGCATCCTCATAGAGAACATAGCTGACATATCCTACATATTAGATCCGGAAGGAATTATAGATTATATCAGCCCTCAGATAAGGAAATTTGGACTGGACTCCCATAAGATGCATGGCACTTCTTTTTTGAAATACATCAATTCATCAGACCGTGAAGATCTGGAATTCGAATTCCGGAAGATGCTGACTGACAGTACTCCTTTTGACAACTTGCTCAGGGTTCTCGACCAGGATGGCAAAGAACACTGCCTTGAGAACCATGCCGAATTCCAGAGAGGAAGAAATGGGAAGCCATCCAGGATCATCGGCATCATGAAAGATGTCACAAAAAACATCGCAATGCAAAAAGAGCTGCAGAGATATCGCGATAAATTTGATGAAAGCCTGGAAATTCGAAATTCTGAACTGGCAAGTTCCAATGAAACACTTAAACAGGAAATAAAGGACCTGAAAGAAACAGAAGAAAGAATCAGCAGCCTGAGCCAGTTCCAGCAAACCGTTATTGAGAACGCGGACATCTGGCTTGATGTGCTTAACAGAGACGTTGAAGTCGTAATATGGAACAATGCTGCAGAAAGGATAAGCGGTTATACAAGGGATGAAGTTGTCGGCAGCACGAAGATATGGGACCAGCTATACCCGGAAAAAGAGTATCGCGATGAGATATTCTCAACAATTACCAGGATCATAGAAGAAGGGACGAAAGTATCAGATCTGGAAACTATCATCACAAGAAAAGATGGGGAAAAACGAGTCATTTTATGGAACTACAAGAAACTCCTTAATTCAAAAGGAGAGAACATCGGAACGATAGGCATCGGTAATGATATTACCAAAAGAAAAGAAGCAGAAGAGATACAGATAAAGCATGTTCATTTCATGCAGGAACTTATTGATGCCATACCTGCGCCTATATGTTACAAAGATAAAGAAGGAATATATCTTGGATGCAACAAGGCATTTGAGGACTTTTCCGGTATCAAAAAAGAAGAGATAATTAGAAAAAATATCTCTGAACTACAGATTGATATCCAGATCGCTGAATCACATTGCACGGACACGGAACTGATCAAGACAGGAGGATCAAGGACCTATGAAAAAGAAGTGATCTACGCCAGCGATCAGAAAAAACACAATATTATGATCAATAAGTCTGTTTTTACTGACATAAAAGGGGATGTCCTCGGAGTGATAGGCGTAATTATTGATATCACGGACCGTGTCAGGTCTGAGATTATCCTGAAAGAGTATGCCGAACAACTTGAGCGTTCCAATGAACTTAAAGATATCTTCACAGACATCATGCGCCATGATCTTCTCAACCATGCAAATGTGATCAATGGATTTGCATACATGCTCTTGCAAATGGAAAAGGATGAGAAAAAGATAAAGAACCTTGAGAATATCGAGGTCAGTAACCGTAAGCTTATGGAGCTTATCGAATCAGCGGCATCTTTTGCAAAGTTCGAAACTATCGATGACATCAATTTTGAGACAATAGAACTTGCAGGAATGTTAAAAGATATCATAAAACATTTCCAATATCATGCCAAACAAAAGAACGTCGTCATCGAACTTCCGGTACATCGGGAATACAATGCGTTGGCCAATCCTATGATAGAAGAAGTATTTGCAAATCTGATATCAAATGCTATCAAGTATGGCCCTGAAAATTCAAAGGTCATTGTAGATATCATCGATAAAGATACAGATTGGAAGGTCACAGTCACCGATTTCGGAGATGGAATCCCGGATAATGAAAAGTCACTGATATTCGACCGTTTCAAACGTGTTGACAAGAAAGGAGTGAAAGGTACCGGACTCGGGCTCGCCATTGTTAAAAGGATAGTTGACCTGCATGGAGGGGATCTCAGTGTGGAGGACAATCTCGGAAACAGTGGAACCGTTTTTGGAGTAACTTTTACGAAGGTATGA